A stretch of the Cervus canadensis isolate Bull #8, Minnesota chromosome 16, ASM1932006v1, whole genome shotgun sequence genome encodes the following:
- the CEP72 gene encoding centrosomal protein of 72 kDa isoform X9 — MAPGGRVLLCEEKIREKSGLAPHCDLAELRSLSIPGTYQEKITHLGNSLMNLTGLKSLDLSRNSLVSLEQGIECLTVLESLNLYYNRISSLAEVFRLHSLAALSDVDLRLNPVVKSESDYRLFVVHMLPGLQQLDDRPVRESERRASRLHFGSEESLDSKQSFPSVFREERPHHSRVKCTDPSAKKCLVMDADDEAVLNLIAECEWDLSNPPGSMSSSQKESEASLQSSQAESRHRLSPQSAQHQCGDALWKGPERRRSSPRAGCVEPRLQDQRCGELPPRHFAPDSTETEDSGASSQKSSVSTQKMLNPLPAPEKYRKRRMPGGRFQVPMDEACLSSLEGSLNVSRRSGSEGWGQAASSLSATPGPETPRPPSASEACPKLHSTVLPRKKATLEMLLLEALLDLVDMHWNGRGSLHSSEVFLAQARHILSSVQEFTTTQDTSTTVNEEISSLTLENKSLHSRLAELQQQYGMKMTEVVLELSDTRKEMDYLRQHLDRSLEESSSLKSLLFSMKKDVRTADAPSALNLQISGELEALFRVCSPVSLGPGSAGAMSASGRACAGPAH, encoded by the exons CTGAACTTCGGTCATTATCTATTCCTGGAACTTACCAAGAAAAGATTACTCACCTAGGAAATTCTTTGATGAATTTAACAGGTCTAAAATCTCTAGATCTCTCACGAAACTCCTTGGTTAGTCTAGAG CAGGGCATTGAGTGCCTGACGGTGCTGGAGAGCCTCAACCTTTACTACAACCGCATCTCCTCGCTGGCGGAAGTCTTCCGGCTCCACTCCCTGGCAGCGCTCTCCGACGTGGACTTGCGGCTGAACCCCGTGGTGAAGAGCGAGTCTGACTACCGCCTCTTCGTGGTGCACATGCTCCCGGGACTCCAGCAGCTGG ATGACCGCCCCGTGAGGGAGAGTGAGCGGAGAGCGTCCCGGCTACATTTTGGTTCAGAGGAATCGCTGGACTCAAAGCAGAGCTTCCCGTCTGTTTTCAGAGAAGAAAg ACCTCATCACTCCAGGGTCAAGTGCACTGACCCCTCCGCCAAAAAGTGCTTGGTCATGGACGCTGATGACGAGGCGGTCCTGAACCTCATTGCCGAGTGCGAGTGGGACCTCAGCAACCCTCCTGGGAGCATGAGTTCCAGTCAGAAGGAATCAGAGGCCAGCCTCCAGAGCTCCCAAG CAGAGTCGCGGCACCGACTGAGCCCGCAGTCAGCCCAGCACCAGTGCGGGGACGCCCTGTGGAAGGGCCCCGAGAGGCGCAGGAGCAGCCCCAGGGCCGGCTGCGTGGAGCCGAGGCTGCAGGACCAGCGCTGCGGCGAGCTCCCCCCGCGGCACTTCGCCCCAG ACTCCACGGAGACTGAGGACTCAGGCGCTTCTTCTCAGAAGTCCAGTGTGTCGACACAAAAGATGTTAAACCCCTTACCTGCTCCTGAGAAGTACAGGAAGCGGAGGATGCCTGGCGGGAGGTTCCAGGTGCCCATGGACGAGGCGTGTCTCAGCTCTCTGGAGGGGAGCCTGAATGTGAGCCGGAGGAGCGGCTCGGAGGGCTGGGGCCAGGCCGCCTCTTCCCTCTCGGCTACCCCGGGGCCCGAGACCCCAAGGCCGCCCAGCGCAAGCGAG GCATGTCCCAAACTGCACTCCACCGTGCTGCCCAGGAAGAAGGCCACCCTGGAGATGCTGCTCCTGGAAGCGCTCCTCGACCTGGTGGACATGCACTGGAACGGCCGCGGGTCCCTGCACAGCAGTGAAGTCTTCCTTG CTCAGGCGAGACACATTTTGTCATCTGTTCAAGAGTTTACAACCACTCAGGACACTTCAACAACTGTGAATGAAGAAATTAGCTCCCTGACTCTGGAAAATAAGTCTCTGCACAGTCGCCTTGCTGAGCTGCAGCAACAGTACGGCATGAAGATGACTGAGGTGGTGCTGGAACTCAGCGACACGCGGAAGGAGATG GATTACCTGAGGCAGCATCTGGACAGATCTCTGGAGGAGAGCAGTAGCTTGAAGTCGCTTTTGTTCAGCATGAAGAAAGACGTGAGGACCGCTGATGCTCCGTCCGCACTGAACCTGCAGATCTCCGGTGAGCTCGAGGCTCTCTTCCGTGTGTGCAGCCCCGTGTCACTGGGCCCAGGCTCGGCAGGAGCTATGAGCGCGTCTGGGCGGGCGTGTGCAGGGCCAGCCCACTGA
- the CEP72 gene encoding centrosomal protein of 72 kDa isoform X3: MAPGGRVLLCEEKIREKSGLAPHCDLAELRSLSIPGTYQEKITHLGNSLMNLTGLKSLDLSRNSLVSLEQGIECLTVLESLNLYYNRISSLAEVFRLHSLAALSDVDLRLNPVVKSESDYRLFVVHMLPGLQQLDDRPVRESERRASRLHFGSEESLDSKQSFPSVFREERPHHSRVKCTDPSAKKCLVMDADDEAVLNLIAECEWDLSNPPGSMSSSQKESEASLQSSQAESRHRLSPQSAQHQCGDALWKGPERRRSSPRAGCVEPRLQDQRCGELPPRHFAPDSTETEDSGASSQKSSVSTQKMLNPLPAPEKYRKRRMPGGRFQVPMDEACLSSLEGSLNVSRRSGSEGWGQAASSLSATPGPETPRPPSASEACPKLHSTVLPRKKATLEMLLLEALLDLVDMHWNGRGSLHSSEVFLAQARHILSSVQEFTTTQDTSTTVNEEISSLTLENKSLHSRLAELQQQYGMKMTEVVLELSDTRKEMDYLRQHLDRSLEESSSLKSLLFSMKKDVRTADAPSALNLQISGLQASVKQLSGELVELKQHLEHYDKIQELTQMLQESHRCCRRPPAPEQRGPSCCSLLAPWSAPTRACCRSWTRCAVSTRPRWSSCTGATRSSRRPLRCSPAAPETRGLPPSRAPYEPLSAMSSGPEAS; the protein is encoded by the exons CTGAACTTCGGTCATTATCTATTCCTGGAACTTACCAAGAAAAGATTACTCACCTAGGAAATTCTTTGATGAATTTAACAGGTCTAAAATCTCTAGATCTCTCACGAAACTCCTTGGTTAGTCTAGAG CAGGGCATTGAGTGCCTGACGGTGCTGGAGAGCCTCAACCTTTACTACAACCGCATCTCCTCGCTGGCGGAAGTCTTCCGGCTCCACTCCCTGGCAGCGCTCTCCGACGTGGACTTGCGGCTGAACCCCGTGGTGAAGAGCGAGTCTGACTACCGCCTCTTCGTGGTGCACATGCTCCCGGGACTCCAGCAGCTGG ATGACCGCCCCGTGAGGGAGAGTGAGCGGAGAGCGTCCCGGCTACATTTTGGTTCAGAGGAATCGCTGGACTCAAAGCAGAGCTTCCCGTCTGTTTTCAGAGAAGAAAg ACCTCATCACTCCAGGGTCAAGTGCACTGACCCCTCCGCCAAAAAGTGCTTGGTCATGGACGCTGATGACGAGGCGGTCCTGAACCTCATTGCCGAGTGCGAGTGGGACCTCAGCAACCCTCCTGGGAGCATGAGTTCCAGTCAGAAGGAATCAGAGGCCAGCCTCCAGAGCTCCCAAG CAGAGTCGCGGCACCGACTGAGCCCGCAGTCAGCCCAGCACCAGTGCGGGGACGCCCTGTGGAAGGGCCCCGAGAGGCGCAGGAGCAGCCCCAGGGCCGGCTGCGTGGAGCCGAGGCTGCAGGACCAGCGCTGCGGCGAGCTCCCCCCGCGGCACTTCGCCCCAG ACTCCACGGAGACTGAGGACTCAGGCGCTTCTTCTCAGAAGTCCAGTGTGTCGACACAAAAGATGTTAAACCCCTTACCTGCTCCTGAGAAGTACAGGAAGCGGAGGATGCCTGGCGGGAGGTTCCAGGTGCCCATGGACGAGGCGTGTCTCAGCTCTCTGGAGGGGAGCCTGAATGTGAGCCGGAGGAGCGGCTCGGAGGGCTGGGGCCAGGCCGCCTCTTCCCTCTCGGCTACCCCGGGGCCCGAGACCCCAAGGCCGCCCAGCGCAAGCGAG GCATGTCCCAAACTGCACTCCACCGTGCTGCCCAGGAAGAAGGCCACCCTGGAGATGCTGCTCCTGGAAGCGCTCCTCGACCTGGTGGACATGCACTGGAACGGCCGCGGGTCCCTGCACAGCAGTGAAGTCTTCCTTG CTCAGGCGAGACACATTTTGTCATCTGTTCAAGAGTTTACAACCACTCAGGACACTTCAACAACTGTGAATGAAGAAATTAGCTCCCTGACTCTGGAAAATAAGTCTCTGCACAGTCGCCTTGCTGAGCTGCAGCAACAGTACGGCATGAAGATGACTGAGGTGGTGCTGGAACTCAGCGACACGCGGAAGGAGATG GATTACCTGAGGCAGCATCTGGACAGATCTCTGGAGGAGAGCAGTAGCTTGAAGTCGCTTTTGTTCAGCATGAAGAAAGACGTGAGGACCGCTGATGCTCCGTCCGCACTGAACCTGCAGATCTCCG GACTCCAGGCGAGCGTGAAGCAGCTCTCAGGCGAGCTCGTGGAGCTCAAGCAGCACCTGGAGCACTACGACAAGATCCAGGAGCTCACGCAGATGCTGCAGGAGAGCCACAGGTGCTGCCGGCGGCCCCCGGCCCCCGAGCAACGAGGCCCTTCCTGCTGCAGCCTCCTGG CTCCCTGGTCAGCACCAACGCGCGCCTGCTGCAGGAGCTGGACCAGATGCGCGGTCAGCACCAGGCCGAGGTGGAGCAGCTGCACTGGAGCTACAAGGAGCTCAAGAAGACCCTTGCGCTGTTCCCCAGCAGCCCCCGAGACGCGAGGCCTGCCTCCCAGCCGCGCGCCCTATGAGCCCCTCTCCGCCATGTCTTCAGGGCCTGAAGCGTCCTAA
- the CEP72 gene encoding centrosomal protein of 72 kDa isoform X11, whose amino-acid sequence MAPGGRVLLCEEKIREKSGLAPHCDLAELRSLSIPGTYQEKITHLGNSLMNLTGLKSLDLSRNSLVSLEGIECLTVLESLNLYYNRISSLAEVFRLHSLAALSDVDLRLNPVVKSESDYRLFVVHMLPGLQQLDDRPVRESERRASRLHFGSEESLDSKQSFPSVFREERPHHSRVKCTDPSAKKCLVMDADDEAVLNLIAECEWDLSNPPGSMSSSQKESEASLQSSQESRHRLSPQSAQHQCGDALWKGPERRRSSPRAGCVEPRLQDQRCGELPPRHFAPDSTETEDSGASSQKSSVSTQKMLNPLPAPEKYRKRRMPGGRFQVPMDEACLSSLEGSLNVSRRSGSEGWGQAASSLSATPGPETPRPPSASEACPKLHSTVLPRKKATLEMLLLEALLDLVDMHWNGRGSLHSSEVFLAQARHILSSVQEFTTTQDTSTTVNEEISSLTLENKSLHSRLAELQQQYGMKMTEVVLELSDTRKEMDYLRQHLDRSLEESSSLKSLLFSMKKDVRTADAPSALNLQISGLQASVKQLSGELVELKQHLEHYDKIQELTQMLQESHSSLVSTNARLLQELDQMRGQHQAEVEQLHWSYKELKKTLALFPSSPRDARPASQPRAL is encoded by the exons CTGAACTTCGGTCATTATCTATTCCTGGAACTTACCAAGAAAAGATTACTCACCTAGGAAATTCTTTGATGAATTTAACAGGTCTAAAATCTCTAGATCTCTCACGAAACTCCTTGGTTAGTCTAGAG GGCATTGAGTGCCTGACGGTGCTGGAGAGCCTCAACCTTTACTACAACCGCATCTCCTCGCTGGCGGAAGTCTTCCGGCTCCACTCCCTGGCAGCGCTCTCCGACGTGGACTTGCGGCTGAACCCCGTGGTGAAGAGCGAGTCTGACTACCGCCTCTTCGTGGTGCACATGCTCCCGGGACTCCAGCAGCTGG ATGACCGCCCCGTGAGGGAGAGTGAGCGGAGAGCGTCCCGGCTACATTTTGGTTCAGAGGAATCGCTGGACTCAAAGCAGAGCTTCCCGTCTGTTTTCAGAGAAGAAAg ACCTCATCACTCCAGGGTCAAGTGCACTGACCCCTCCGCCAAAAAGTGCTTGGTCATGGACGCTGATGACGAGGCGGTCCTGAACCTCATTGCCGAGTGCGAGTGGGACCTCAGCAACCCTCCTGGGAGCATGAGTTCCAGTCAGAAGGAATCAGAGGCCAGCCTCCAGAGCTCCCAAG AGTCGCGGCACCGACTGAGCCCGCAGTCAGCCCAGCACCAGTGCGGGGACGCCCTGTGGAAGGGCCCCGAGAGGCGCAGGAGCAGCCCCAGGGCCGGCTGCGTGGAGCCGAGGCTGCAGGACCAGCGCTGCGGCGAGCTCCCCCCGCGGCACTTCGCCCCAG ACTCCACGGAGACTGAGGACTCAGGCGCTTCTTCTCAGAAGTCCAGTGTGTCGACACAAAAGATGTTAAACCCCTTACCTGCTCCTGAGAAGTACAGGAAGCGGAGGATGCCTGGCGGGAGGTTCCAGGTGCCCATGGACGAGGCGTGTCTCAGCTCTCTGGAGGGGAGCCTGAATGTGAGCCGGAGGAGCGGCTCGGAGGGCTGGGGCCAGGCCGCCTCTTCCCTCTCGGCTACCCCGGGGCCCGAGACCCCAAGGCCGCCCAGCGCAAGCGAG GCATGTCCCAAACTGCACTCCACCGTGCTGCCCAGGAAGAAGGCCACCCTGGAGATGCTGCTCCTGGAAGCGCTCCTCGACCTGGTGGACATGCACTGGAACGGCCGCGGGTCCCTGCACAGCAGTGAAGTCTTCCTTG CTCAGGCGAGACACATTTTGTCATCTGTTCAAGAGTTTACAACCACTCAGGACACTTCAACAACTGTGAATGAAGAAATTAGCTCCCTGACTCTGGAAAATAAGTCTCTGCACAGTCGCCTTGCTGAGCTGCAGCAACAGTACGGCATGAAGATGACTGAGGTGGTGCTGGAACTCAGCGACACGCGGAAGGAGATG GATTACCTGAGGCAGCATCTGGACAGATCTCTGGAGGAGAGCAGTAGCTTGAAGTCGCTTTTGTTCAGCATGAAGAAAGACGTGAGGACCGCTGATGCTCCGTCCGCACTGAACCTGCAGATCTCCG GACTCCAGGCGAGCGTGAAGCAGCTCTCAGGCGAGCTCGTGGAGCTCAAGCAGCACCTGGAGCACTACGACAAGATCCAGGAGCTCACGCAGATGCTGCAGGAGAGCCACAG CTCCCTGGTCAGCACCAACGCGCGCCTGCTGCAGGAGCTGGACCAGATGCGCGGTCAGCACCAGGCCGAGGTGGAGCAGCTGCACTGGAGCTACAAGGAGCTCAAGAAGACCCTTGCGCTGTTCCCCAGCAGCCCCCGAGACGCGAGGCCTGCCTCCCAGCCGCGCGCCCTATGA
- the CEP72 gene encoding centrosomal protein of 72 kDa isoform X10, whose translation MAPGGRVLLCEEKIREKSGLAPHCDLAELRSLSIPGTYQEKITHLGNSLMNLTGLKSLDLSRNSLVSLEQGIECLTVLESLNLYYNRISSLAEVFRLHSLAALSDVDLRLNPVVKSESDYRLFVVHMLPGLQQLDDRPVRESERRASRLHFGSEESLDSKQSFPSVFREERPHHSRVKCTDPSAKKCLVMDADDEAVLNLIAECEWDLSNPPGSMSSSQKESEASLQSSQAESRHRLSPQSAQHQCGDALWKGPERRRSSPRAGCVEPRLQDQRCGELPPRHFAPDSTETEDSGASSQKSSVSTQKMLNPLPAPEKYRKRRMPGGRFQVPMDEACLSSLEGSLNVSRRSGSEGWGQAASSLSATPGPETPRPPSASEACPKLHSTVLPRKKATLEMLLLEALLDLVDMHWNGRGSLHSSEVFLAQARHILSSVQEFTTTQDTSTTVNEEISSLTLENKSLHSRLAELQQQYGMKMTEVVLELSDTRKEMDYLRQHLDRSLEESSSLKSLLFSMKKDVRTADAPSALNLQISVLQVCPWDLELGCGLPWGR comes from the exons CTGAACTTCGGTCATTATCTATTCCTGGAACTTACCAAGAAAAGATTACTCACCTAGGAAATTCTTTGATGAATTTAACAGGTCTAAAATCTCTAGATCTCTCACGAAACTCCTTGGTTAGTCTAGAG CAGGGCATTGAGTGCCTGACGGTGCTGGAGAGCCTCAACCTTTACTACAACCGCATCTCCTCGCTGGCGGAAGTCTTCCGGCTCCACTCCCTGGCAGCGCTCTCCGACGTGGACTTGCGGCTGAACCCCGTGGTGAAGAGCGAGTCTGACTACCGCCTCTTCGTGGTGCACATGCTCCCGGGACTCCAGCAGCTGG ATGACCGCCCCGTGAGGGAGAGTGAGCGGAGAGCGTCCCGGCTACATTTTGGTTCAGAGGAATCGCTGGACTCAAAGCAGAGCTTCCCGTCTGTTTTCAGAGAAGAAAg ACCTCATCACTCCAGGGTCAAGTGCACTGACCCCTCCGCCAAAAAGTGCTTGGTCATGGACGCTGATGACGAGGCGGTCCTGAACCTCATTGCCGAGTGCGAGTGGGACCTCAGCAACCCTCCTGGGAGCATGAGTTCCAGTCAGAAGGAATCAGAGGCCAGCCTCCAGAGCTCCCAAG CAGAGTCGCGGCACCGACTGAGCCCGCAGTCAGCCCAGCACCAGTGCGGGGACGCCCTGTGGAAGGGCCCCGAGAGGCGCAGGAGCAGCCCCAGGGCCGGCTGCGTGGAGCCGAGGCTGCAGGACCAGCGCTGCGGCGAGCTCCCCCCGCGGCACTTCGCCCCAG ACTCCACGGAGACTGAGGACTCAGGCGCTTCTTCTCAGAAGTCCAGTGTGTCGACACAAAAGATGTTAAACCCCTTACCTGCTCCTGAGAAGTACAGGAAGCGGAGGATGCCTGGCGGGAGGTTCCAGGTGCCCATGGACGAGGCGTGTCTCAGCTCTCTGGAGGGGAGCCTGAATGTGAGCCGGAGGAGCGGCTCGGAGGGCTGGGGCCAGGCCGCCTCTTCCCTCTCGGCTACCCCGGGGCCCGAGACCCCAAGGCCGCCCAGCGCAAGCGAG GCATGTCCCAAACTGCACTCCACCGTGCTGCCCAGGAAGAAGGCCACCCTGGAGATGCTGCTCCTGGAAGCGCTCCTCGACCTGGTGGACATGCACTGGAACGGCCGCGGGTCCCTGCACAGCAGTGAAGTCTTCCTTG CTCAGGCGAGACACATTTTGTCATCTGTTCAAGAGTTTACAACCACTCAGGACACTTCAACAACTGTGAATGAAGAAATTAGCTCCCTGACTCTGGAAAATAAGTCTCTGCACAGTCGCCTTGCTGAGCTGCAGCAACAGTACGGCATGAAGATGACTGAGGTGGTGCTGGAACTCAGCGACACGCGGAAGGAGATG GATTACCTGAGGCAGCATCTGGACAGATCTCTGGAGGAGAGCAGTAGCTTGAAGTCGCTTTTGTTCAGCATGAAGAAAGACGTGAGGACCGCTGATGCTCCGTCCGCACTGAACCTGCAGATCTCCG TTTTGCAGGTGTGCCCTTGGGACTTGGAGTTGGGGTGTGGCCTGCCCTGGGGTAGGTGA
- the CEP72 gene encoding centrosomal protein of 72 kDa isoform X7 — protein MAPGGRVLLCEEKIREKSGLAPHCDLAELRSLSIPGTYQEKITHLGNSLMNLTGLKSLDLSRNSLVSLEQGIECLTVLESLNLYYNRISSLAEVFRLHSLAALSDVDLRLNPVVKSESDYRLFVVHMLPGLQQLDDRPVRESERRASRLHFGSEESLDSKQSFPSVFREERPHHSRVKCTDPSAKKCLVMDADDEAVLNLIAECEWDLSNPPGSMSSSQKESEASLQSSQAESRHRLSPQSAQHQCGDALWKGPERRRSSPRAGCVEPRLQDQRCGELPPRHFAPDSTETEDSGASSQKSSVSTQKMLNPLPAPEKYRKRRMPGGRFQVPMDEACLSSLEGSLNVSRRSGSEGWGQAASSLSATPGPETPRPPSASEACPKLHSTVLPRKKATLEMLLLEALLDLVDMHWNGRGSLHSSEVFLAQARHILSSVQEFTTTQDTSTTVNEEISSLTLENKSLHSRLAELQQQYGMKMTEVVLELSDTRKEMDYLRQHLDRSLEESSSLKSLLFSMKKDVRTADAPSALNLQISGLQASVKQLSGELVELKQHLEHYDKIQELTQMLQESHSSLVSTNARLLQELDQMRGQHQAEVEQLHWSYKELKKTLALFPSSPRDARPASQPRAL, from the exons CTGAACTTCGGTCATTATCTATTCCTGGAACTTACCAAGAAAAGATTACTCACCTAGGAAATTCTTTGATGAATTTAACAGGTCTAAAATCTCTAGATCTCTCACGAAACTCCTTGGTTAGTCTAGAG CAGGGCATTGAGTGCCTGACGGTGCTGGAGAGCCTCAACCTTTACTACAACCGCATCTCCTCGCTGGCGGAAGTCTTCCGGCTCCACTCCCTGGCAGCGCTCTCCGACGTGGACTTGCGGCTGAACCCCGTGGTGAAGAGCGAGTCTGACTACCGCCTCTTCGTGGTGCACATGCTCCCGGGACTCCAGCAGCTGG ATGACCGCCCCGTGAGGGAGAGTGAGCGGAGAGCGTCCCGGCTACATTTTGGTTCAGAGGAATCGCTGGACTCAAAGCAGAGCTTCCCGTCTGTTTTCAGAGAAGAAAg ACCTCATCACTCCAGGGTCAAGTGCACTGACCCCTCCGCCAAAAAGTGCTTGGTCATGGACGCTGATGACGAGGCGGTCCTGAACCTCATTGCCGAGTGCGAGTGGGACCTCAGCAACCCTCCTGGGAGCATGAGTTCCAGTCAGAAGGAATCAGAGGCCAGCCTCCAGAGCTCCCAAG CAGAGTCGCGGCACCGACTGAGCCCGCAGTCAGCCCAGCACCAGTGCGGGGACGCCCTGTGGAAGGGCCCCGAGAGGCGCAGGAGCAGCCCCAGGGCCGGCTGCGTGGAGCCGAGGCTGCAGGACCAGCGCTGCGGCGAGCTCCCCCCGCGGCACTTCGCCCCAG ACTCCACGGAGACTGAGGACTCAGGCGCTTCTTCTCAGAAGTCCAGTGTGTCGACACAAAAGATGTTAAACCCCTTACCTGCTCCTGAGAAGTACAGGAAGCGGAGGATGCCTGGCGGGAGGTTCCAGGTGCCCATGGACGAGGCGTGTCTCAGCTCTCTGGAGGGGAGCCTGAATGTGAGCCGGAGGAGCGGCTCGGAGGGCTGGGGCCAGGCCGCCTCTTCCCTCTCGGCTACCCCGGGGCCCGAGACCCCAAGGCCGCCCAGCGCAAGCGAG GCATGTCCCAAACTGCACTCCACCGTGCTGCCCAGGAAGAAGGCCACCCTGGAGATGCTGCTCCTGGAAGCGCTCCTCGACCTGGTGGACATGCACTGGAACGGCCGCGGGTCCCTGCACAGCAGTGAAGTCTTCCTTG CTCAGGCGAGACACATTTTGTCATCTGTTCAAGAGTTTACAACCACTCAGGACACTTCAACAACTGTGAATGAAGAAATTAGCTCCCTGACTCTGGAAAATAAGTCTCTGCACAGTCGCCTTGCTGAGCTGCAGCAACAGTACGGCATGAAGATGACTGAGGTGGTGCTGGAACTCAGCGACACGCGGAAGGAGATG GATTACCTGAGGCAGCATCTGGACAGATCTCTGGAGGAGAGCAGTAGCTTGAAGTCGCTTTTGTTCAGCATGAAGAAAGACGTGAGGACCGCTGATGCTCCGTCCGCACTGAACCTGCAGATCTCCG GACTCCAGGCGAGCGTGAAGCAGCTCTCAGGCGAGCTCGTGGAGCTCAAGCAGCACCTGGAGCACTACGACAAGATCCAGGAGCTCACGCAGATGCTGCAGGAGAGCCACAG CTCCCTGGTCAGCACCAACGCGCGCCTGCTGCAGGAGCTGGACCAGATGCGCGGTCAGCACCAGGCCGAGGTGGAGCAGCTGCACTGGAGCTACAAGGAGCTCAAGAAGACCCTTGCGCTGTTCCCCAGCAGCCCCCGAGACGCGAGGCCTGCCTCCCAGCCGCGCGCCCTATGA
- the CEP72 gene encoding centrosomal protein of 72 kDa isoform X6 produces the protein MAPGGRVLLCEEKIREKSGLAPHCDLAELRSLSIPGTYQEKITHLGNSLMNLTGLKSLDLSRNSLVSLEQGIECLTVLESLNLYYNRISSLAEVFRLHSLAALSDVDLRLNPVVKSESDYRLFVVHMLPGLQQLDDRPVRESERRASRLHFGSEESLDSKQSFPSVFREERPHHSRVKCTDPSAKKCLVMDADDEAVLNLIAECEWDLSNPPGSMSSSQKESEASLQSSQAESRHRLSPQSAQHQCGDALWKGPERRRSSPRAGCVEPRLQDQRCGELPPRHFAPDSTETEDSGASSQKSSVSTQKMLNPLPAPEKYRKRRMPGGRFQVPMDEACLSSLEGSLNVSRRSGSEGWGQAASSLSATPGPETPRPPSASEACPKLHSTVLPRKKATLEMLLLEALLDLVDMHWNGRGSLHSSEVFLAQARHILSSVQEFTTTQDTSTTVNEEISSLTLENKSLHSRLAELQQQYGMKMTEVVLELSDTRKEMDYLRQHLDRSLEESSSLKSLLFSMKKDVRTADAPSALNLQISGEREAALRRARGAQAAPGALRQDPGAHADAAGEPQVLPAAPGPRATRPFLLQPPGSLVSTNARLLQELDQMRGQHQAEVEQLHWSYKELKKTLALFPSSPRDARPASQPRAL, from the exons CTGAACTTCGGTCATTATCTATTCCTGGAACTTACCAAGAAAAGATTACTCACCTAGGAAATTCTTTGATGAATTTAACAGGTCTAAAATCTCTAGATCTCTCACGAAACTCCTTGGTTAGTCTAGAG CAGGGCATTGAGTGCCTGACGGTGCTGGAGAGCCTCAACCTTTACTACAACCGCATCTCCTCGCTGGCGGAAGTCTTCCGGCTCCACTCCCTGGCAGCGCTCTCCGACGTGGACTTGCGGCTGAACCCCGTGGTGAAGAGCGAGTCTGACTACCGCCTCTTCGTGGTGCACATGCTCCCGGGACTCCAGCAGCTGG ATGACCGCCCCGTGAGGGAGAGTGAGCGGAGAGCGTCCCGGCTACATTTTGGTTCAGAGGAATCGCTGGACTCAAAGCAGAGCTTCCCGTCTGTTTTCAGAGAAGAAAg ACCTCATCACTCCAGGGTCAAGTGCACTGACCCCTCCGCCAAAAAGTGCTTGGTCATGGACGCTGATGACGAGGCGGTCCTGAACCTCATTGCCGAGTGCGAGTGGGACCTCAGCAACCCTCCTGGGAGCATGAGTTCCAGTCAGAAGGAATCAGAGGCCAGCCTCCAGAGCTCCCAAG CAGAGTCGCGGCACCGACTGAGCCCGCAGTCAGCCCAGCACCAGTGCGGGGACGCCCTGTGGAAGGGCCCCGAGAGGCGCAGGAGCAGCCCCAGGGCCGGCTGCGTGGAGCCGAGGCTGCAGGACCAGCGCTGCGGCGAGCTCCCCCCGCGGCACTTCGCCCCAG ACTCCACGGAGACTGAGGACTCAGGCGCTTCTTCTCAGAAGTCCAGTGTGTCGACACAAAAGATGTTAAACCCCTTACCTGCTCCTGAGAAGTACAGGAAGCGGAGGATGCCTGGCGGGAGGTTCCAGGTGCCCATGGACGAGGCGTGTCTCAGCTCTCTGGAGGGGAGCCTGAATGTGAGCCGGAGGAGCGGCTCGGAGGGCTGGGGCCAGGCCGCCTCTTCCCTCTCGGCTACCCCGGGGCCCGAGACCCCAAGGCCGCCCAGCGCAAGCGAG GCATGTCCCAAACTGCACTCCACCGTGCTGCCCAGGAAGAAGGCCACCCTGGAGATGCTGCTCCTGGAAGCGCTCCTCGACCTGGTGGACATGCACTGGAACGGCCGCGGGTCCCTGCACAGCAGTGAAGTCTTCCTTG CTCAGGCGAGACACATTTTGTCATCTGTTCAAGAGTTTACAACCACTCAGGACACTTCAACAACTGTGAATGAAGAAATTAGCTCCCTGACTCTGGAAAATAAGTCTCTGCACAGTCGCCTTGCTGAGCTGCAGCAACAGTACGGCATGAAGATGACTGAGGTGGTGCTGGAACTCAGCGACACGCGGAAGGAGATG GATTACCTGAGGCAGCATCTGGACAGATCTCTGGAGGAGAGCAGTAGCTTGAAGTCGCTTTTGTTCAGCATGAAGAAAGACGTGAGGACCGCTGATGCTCCGTCCGCACTGAACCTGCAGATCTCCG GCGAGCGTGAAGCAGCTCTCAGGCGAGCTCGTGGAGCTCAAGCAGCACCTGGAGCACTACGACAAGATCCAGGAGCTCACGCAGATGCTGCAGGAGAGCCACAGGTGCTGCCGGCGGCCCCCGGCCCCCGAGCAACGAGGCCCTTCCTGCTGCAGCCTCCTGG CTCCCTGGTCAGCACCAACGCGCGCCTGCTGCAGGAGCTGGACCAGATGCGCGGTCAGCACCAGGCCGAGGTGGAGCAGCTGCACTGGAGCTACAAGGAGCTCAAGAAGACCCTTGCGCTGTTCCCCAGCAGCCCCCGAGACGCGAGGCCTGCCTCCCAGCCGCGCGCCCTATGA